In one Pseudoclavibacter sp. Marseille-Q3772 genomic region, the following are encoded:
- a CDS encoding ABC transporter substrate-binding protein gives MKTKRIFSALAATAAAVLALTGCAGGDASGGGDGAAIITANGSEPQNPLIPTNTNETGGGRVVDELNARLVTYKGDGSTENELAESIEPDEKNQVWTIKLRDDIKFSDDSPITADNFIKAWNYGANPKNAQLNSYFFELIEGYSAEEGKDVTELSGLKKVDDQTFTVTLTAPTADFATRLGYSAYAPLPDVAFEDMDAYGKNPSVVSGPYKFEAWENNVEIRLVANEKYDGPRKPANGGLTFKLYAQLDAAYSDLLAGNLDVLDAIPDAAFGTYESELGGNSVNQPGAVFQTFIIPERLDHFGGEEGKLRRQALSMAINREEVTDKIFQGTRTPATDFTSPVIDGHSDDLKNVGNIEFNAEKAKELWAKADAISPWEGTFEIAYNSDGGHQPWVDAVTNQIKNNLDIKAQGKPYASFAELRTEITEEKIQVAFRSGWQADYPGLNNFLAPLYTTNGSSNDGAYSNPEVDKLIAEGDSSASVEEANKKYNEAQEILLEDLPAVPLWYSNSVAGWASGVNDVEIGYNGVPLYHKVTKE, from the coding sequence GTGAAAACCAAACGGATTTTCTCGGCGCTCGCAGCCACTGCTGCCGCAGTGCTTGCCCTGACCGGTTGCGCCGGTGGAGACGCATCAGGTGGCGGCGATGGTGCCGCAATCATCACCGCTAACGGTTCCGAGCCACAGAACCCGCTGATCCCAACCAACACCAATGAGACCGGTGGTGGCCGAGTCGTGGACGAGCTGAACGCTCGACTGGTGACTTACAAAGGCGACGGCTCGACCGAGAACGAGCTCGCCGAGTCGATTGAGCCGGACGAAAAGAACCAGGTGTGGACCATCAAGCTCCGCGATGACATCAAGTTCTCGGACGATTCGCCCATCACCGCAGACAACTTCATCAAGGCGTGGAACTACGGTGCAAACCCGAAGAACGCGCAGCTCAACTCCTACTTCTTTGAGCTGATCGAGGGCTACAGCGCTGAAGAGGGCAAGGACGTTACCGAGCTCTCCGGGCTCAAGAAGGTCGACGACCAGACCTTCACCGTGACCCTCACCGCGCCGACGGCCGACTTCGCAACCCGCCTCGGATACTCGGCATACGCGCCGCTGCCCGATGTTGCGTTCGAGGACATGGATGCGTACGGCAAGAACCCGAGCGTAGTTTCAGGTCCGTACAAGTTTGAGGCGTGGGAGAACAACGTCGAGATCCGTCTCGTTGCCAACGAAAAGTACGACGGTCCGCGTAAACCGGCAAACGGTGGCCTCACCTTCAAGCTCTACGCACAGCTCGACGCTGCCTACAGCGACCTGCTCGCAGGGAACCTCGACGTTCTCGACGCCATTCCGGACGCCGCATTCGGCACCTACGAGAGTGAGCTCGGTGGCAACTCGGTAAACCAGCCCGGTGCTGTCTTCCAGACATTCATCATCCCTGAGCGCCTCGACCACTTCGGCGGCGAAGAGGGCAAGCTGCGTCGCCAGGCACTCTCGATGGCGATTAACCGCGAAGAGGTTACCGACAAGATCTTCCAGGGAACCCGCACCCCGGCAACGGACTTCACCTCGCCGGTGATCGACGGTCACAGTGACGACCTCAAGAACGTTGGAAACATCGAGTTCAACGCTGAGAAGGCCAAGGAACTGTGGGCGAAGGCTGATGCCATTAGCCCGTGGGAAGGCACCTTTGAAATCGCCTACAACTCCGATGGTGGACACCAGCCGTGGGTTGACGCGGTCACCAACCAGATCAAGAACAACCTCGATATCAAGGCGCAGGGTAAGCCATACGCTTCGTTCGCTGAGCTGCGCACCGAGATCACCGAGGAAAAGATCCAGGTGGCATTCCGCTCCGGTTGGCAGGCCGACTACCCGGGTCTGAACAACTTCCTCGCTCCGCTGTACACCACCAACGGCAGCTCGAACGACGGCGCCTACTCGAACCCCGAGGTTGACAAGCTGATCGCCGAAGGTGACTCGTCCGCATCCGTCGAGGAAGCCAACAAGAAGTACAACGAGGCACAAGAGATCCTGCTTGAGGACCTCCCGGCCGTACCGCTGTGGTACTCGAACTCGGTAGCCGGTTGGGCAAGCGGCGTCAACGACGTTGAGATTGGCTACAACGGCGTTCCGCTCTACCACAAGGTCACGAAGGAATAA
- a CDS encoding magnesium transporter CorA family protein: MPSVRLFENGTVTEVDSPKALVSHVRSSGGAYGWIDLTVDEEALLHELADLFSFHELAVEDALSEYERPKLLRYTKHQVLTLSTTTFAPESGHVHLQRLTAFIFPHLVVTVRETDFPIDDVVELVRANEERSESGVAYLVWAILDTVVDDHTETLEHIDDSVEDLTMSLFSDGHDAVDMQQRSYVLRRSLSRLQHATFPLREVVNALLRRAPGIEVNRLEPYFLDVYDHVLNTSDWADSVRDHLASLLDTNLALQNNRMNETMKQITSWAAIIAIPTAITGYFGQNLEFPGFGTPAGWWVSNGIIVTFGAVLYWIFRRNKWL, translated from the coding sequence ATGCCATCCGTGCGATTGTTCGAAAACGGCACCGTGACCGAGGTTGATTCACCCAAAGCGCTGGTGAGTCATGTCCGCAGTAGTGGCGGAGCGTACGGCTGGATCGACCTCACGGTCGACGAAGAAGCGCTATTGCACGAGCTGGCCGACCTGTTCAGTTTTCACGAGCTCGCGGTTGAGGATGCGCTCAGCGAGTATGAGCGCCCCAAACTCTTGCGCTACACCAAGCACCAGGTGCTCACCCTGTCGACCACCACCTTCGCGCCGGAGAGCGGGCATGTGCACCTGCAACGTTTGACGGCGTTTATTTTTCCGCATCTGGTGGTTACCGTGCGGGAGACTGACTTTCCCATTGACGATGTTGTTGAGCTTGTGCGCGCCAATGAGGAGCGTTCTGAGTCGGGCGTTGCCTACCTGGTGTGGGCGATCTTGGACACGGTGGTTGACGACCACACTGAGACGCTCGAGCACATCGATGATTCGGTGGAAGACCTCACGATGTCGCTGTTCAGTGACGGGCACGATGCGGTTGACATGCAGCAGCGCTCCTACGTGCTGCGTCGCTCGCTGTCGCGATTGCAGCACGCAACCTTTCCGCTGCGCGAGGTCGTCAATGCGCTGCTGAGGCGGGCGCCCGGAATCGAAGTGAACAGGCTGGAGCCGTACTTTCTGGATGTGTACGACCACGTGCTCAACACGAGCGACTGGGCCGACTCGGTGCGTGACCACCTCGCCTCCCTGCTCGACACAAACCTGGCGCTGCAAAACAACCGGATGAACGAGACGATGAAGCAGATCACCTCGTGGGCGGCCATCATCGCGATTCCAACCGCCATTACCGGGTATTTTGGCCAGAACCTCGAGTTCCCCGGCTTCGGCACGCCCGCCGGCTGGT
- a CDS encoding ABC transporter ATP-binding protein, whose product MPSLIRLFRFTKELTPYYIAIVICAVIGAASELVVPFLLGGATDHIVQIVSGDTGFDDGIVTVMWFAVAFLIAEVITVFVSAIGGYFGDIMTARMRATMSNRYYDKLLQLPQSYFDNELTGTIVSRLDRTITEVTQFIKAFSNNFFTMMITTVAVIAITAIYAWPLALLLALMFPIYIWLTALTSKHWQRYEGEKNEHVDAARGRFSEVMQQMPVVKSFVQERHERRVFQAHFGATVTLTQAQSTRWHRLDAIRRIALAIVFFAIYVIIFWQTASGAFSLGAMVLLIQLISMARTPVMVMSYIIDTAQHAIAGSKDYFEVMGLEPDPREVLTARVQAEETGSILIAKTDLSAPAIRFANVHFGYEDDREVLRDVSFTINRGERVAFVSESGGGKSTIVSLLLGFYPVSSGQVELFGHDIANLPMAGVRGEIGVVFQRPALFSGTIRENIAYSRPDASEQDVVEAAKRANAWEFIQSTPDGLDSLIGEQGLKLSGGQQQRLAVARAMLKDAPVLVLDEATSALDTRSERLVQRGIEELMVGRTSLIIAHRLSTIASVDRIVTLRDGRVDEIGTPAELAASGGIYAELLALQLEGSASSKAQLKARFGIES is encoded by the coding sequence GTGCCTTCGCTGATTCGTCTGTTTCGATTCACCAAAGAACTCACCCCGTACTACATCGCCATCGTCATCTGTGCCGTCATCGGCGCTGCCTCGGAGCTAGTCGTGCCGTTCTTGCTCGGTGGCGCAACGGATCACATCGTGCAGATTGTCTCCGGCGACACCGGCTTCGACGACGGCATTGTGACGGTGATGTGGTTCGCCGTGGCGTTCCTGATCGCCGAGGTAATCACCGTGTTTGTTTCGGCAATCGGCGGATATTTCGGTGACATCATGACGGCCCGGATGCGGGCAACGATGTCGAACCGCTACTACGACAAACTGCTGCAATTACCGCAGTCGTACTTCGATAACGAACTCACGGGAACGATCGTTTCGCGTCTGGATCGCACGATCACCGAGGTTACGCAGTTCATTAAAGCGTTCTCGAACAACTTCTTCACGATGATGATTACCACCGTCGCGGTGATCGCGATCACGGCGATCTACGCGTGGCCGTTGGCACTCTTGTTGGCGCTGATGTTCCCGATCTACATCTGGCTCACCGCACTCACCTCGAAACACTGGCAGCGGTACGAGGGCGAGAAAAATGAGCATGTGGATGCGGCGCGCGGACGCTTCAGCGAGGTCATGCAGCAGATGCCGGTGGTGAAGTCGTTCGTTCAGGAACGACACGAACGCCGCGTGTTTCAAGCACACTTTGGTGCTACGGTCACGCTCACCCAGGCGCAGTCCACCCGCTGGCACCGGCTCGACGCCATTCGCCGCATTGCGCTCGCGATCGTATTCTTCGCGATCTACGTCATCATCTTCTGGCAGACCGCATCCGGTGCCTTTTCGCTCGGTGCAATGGTGCTGCTGATTCAGCTGATCTCGATGGCGCGCACTCCGGTGATGGTTATGAGCTACATCATCGATACGGCCCAACATGCCATCGCCGGGTCGAAGGACTACTTCGAGGTGATGGGACTCGAACCAGACCCGCGAGAGGTGCTGACGGCAAGGGTGCAGGCGGAGGAGACCGGCAGCATCCTGATCGCTAAAACCGACTTGAGCGCCCCCGCGATTCGCTTCGCCAATGTGCACTTCGGCTACGAAGACGACCGTGAGGTATTGCGCGACGTCTCGTTCACCATCAACCGCGGCGAGCGCGTGGCGTTCGTGAGTGAGTCTGGCGGTGGTAAATCGACCATCGTGAGCTTGCTGCTGGGCTTCTATCCGGTTTCATCCGGGCAGGTGGAGCTCTTTGGTCACGATATTGCCAATCTGCCGATGGCTGGTGTGCGTGGTGAGATCGGCGTGGTGTTTCAACGGCCGGCGCTGTTCTCAGGCACGATTCGCGAAAACATCGCCTATTCGCGACCGGATGCGAGTGAGCAGGATGTGGTCGAGGCCGCTAAGCGAGCCAATGCGTGGGAGTTCATCCAGAGCACACCCGATGGTCTCGACTCGCTGATCGGAGAGCAAGGACTCAAGCTTTCGGGCGGGCAGCAGCAGCGTCTTGCGGTAGCACGCGCCATGCTGAAGGACGCGCCAGTGCTGGTGTTGGATGAGGCCACGAGCGCTCTCGACACCCGTTCGGAACGGCTGGTACAGCGCGGTATCGAGGAGTTGATGGTTGGTCGAACCAGCCTGATCATCGCGCACCGGCTGTCGACAATCGCGAGCGTGGACCGCATCGTGACCCTGCGCGATGGGCGTGTGGATGAGATCGGAACGCCCGCTGAACTCGCGGCATCCGGCGGTATCTATGCCGAGTTGCTGGCACTGCAGCTGGAAGGAAGCGCGAGCAGCAAGGCGCAGCTCAAGGCGCGGTTCGGCATCGAGAGCTGA
- a CDS encoding ABC transporter permease, whose product MSKTITHYPGQERWVAEVDESGLGAVDAVRDESAPRSVMGEAWLAMRKRPMFWVSAAFILIVLVMALLPKLFTGVDPNFCETGRSLEGPTAGHIFGFNKQGCDIYSRVIHGAGNSLAVGVLTTAFVVLVGVTFGAIAGYVGGWIDSLLSRLTDIFFAVPFVLGAIVFMQMFKDSRNIWMVMLVLGVFGWPQIARITRGAVMETKNGEYVAAARAIGVPEWRILLTHVLPNATAPIIVYATVALGTFIVAEATLSFLGLGLPSSEVSWGGDIATAQQSIRTSPMTLFYPSIALAFTVLSFIMMGDVVRDALNPKGAKKR is encoded by the coding sequence ATGAGTAAGACAATTACGCACTATCCCGGACAAGAACGCTGGGTTGCGGAGGTCGACGAATCCGGCCTCGGCGCCGTGGATGCGGTACGCGACGAAAGTGCGCCCCGCTCCGTGATGGGTGAGGCCTGGCTAGCCATGCGCAAACGGCCAATGTTCTGGGTCTCTGCCGCCTTCATCCTGATCGTGTTGGTCATGGCACTGCTGCCAAAGCTTTTTACCGGCGTCGACCCGAACTTCTGTGAAACCGGGCGGTCACTGGAAGGGCCAACCGCCGGCCACATCTTCGGATTCAATAAACAGGGCTGCGACATCTACTCGCGTGTGATTCACGGTGCCGGTAACTCGCTCGCCGTCGGTGTGCTCACCACCGCATTCGTCGTGCTCGTCGGCGTCACCTTCGGGGCGATCGCCGGGTACGTTGGCGGATGGATCGACTCACTGCTGTCGCGTCTGACCGATATCTTCTTTGCCGTGCCGTTCGTGCTCGGCGCCATCGTGTTCATGCAGATGTTCAAGGACAGCCGCAACATCTGGATGGTCATGCTGGTGCTGGGTGTGTTCGGTTGGCCGCAGATCGCACGTATTACCCGCGGTGCGGTGATGGAAACCAAGAACGGTGAGTATGTTGCGGCCGCGCGAGCGATCGGTGTACCCGAATGGCGCATTCTGCTCACCCACGTGCTGCCCAACGCGACCGCACCCATCATCGTGTACGCCACCGTGGCCCTGGGAACGTTCATCGTCGCCGAGGCGACGCTATCGTTCCTCGGCCTTGGCTTGCCGTCCAGTGAGGTTTCCTGGGGTGGCGATATCGCTACCGCACAGCAGAGCATCCGAACCTCGCCGATGACGCTGTTCTACCCCTCGATCGCGCTCGCGTTCACGGTGCTCAGCTTCATCATGATGGGTGACGTCGTTCGCGACGCACTCAACCCGAAGGGGGCGAAGAAGCGCTAA
- a CDS encoding ABC transporter permease: MLRYLGRRLLQIIPVFFGATFLIFTLVYLMPGDPVQALGGDRGLSEAAANQIRQQYHLDQPLIMQYLLYLKGVVTLDFGMTFSGREVIDVMARAFPVTIQLAVMALAFEAIFGILFGVWAGVRRGGLFDSTVLVATLTVIAVPTFVIGFVLQFFIGVKLGILPNTVGPKPTFVSLLMPAIVLGAVSLAYVVRLTRQSVSENLNSDFVRTARAKGLPEGQVFRRHVLRNSLIPVVTFLGGDLGALMAGAIVTEGIFAINGVGGTLYQAIIRGEASTVVSFTTVLVLVYIIANLLVDLLYAALDPRIRYE, from the coding sequence ATGCTGAGATATCTCGGACGACGACTCCTACAAATCATCCCGGTGTTCTTCGGGGCGACCTTTCTTATCTTTACGCTGGTCTACCTCATGCCCGGTGACCCCGTACAGGCGCTCGGTGGCGACCGAGGCCTGAGTGAAGCGGCCGCTAATCAGATCCGCCAGCAGTACCACCTAGACCAACCCCTCATCATGCAGTATCTGCTGTACCTCAAGGGCGTGGTCACGCTTGACTTTGGGATGACGTTCTCCGGCCGTGAAGTGATCGACGTCATGGCGCGAGCGTTCCCCGTCACCATCCAACTCGCCGTAATGGCGCTAGCTTTCGAAGCGATCTTCGGCATCCTCTTCGGAGTGTGGGCCGGAGTACGCCGCGGGGGACTGTTCGACTCCACCGTGCTCGTTGCCACGCTTACTGTGATTGCCGTACCGACCTTCGTGATCGGTTTTGTGCTGCAGTTCTTTATCGGAGTGAAACTCGGCATTTTGCCGAACACCGTTGGGCCGAAGCCGACCTTTGTGTCGCTGCTCATGCCGGCAATTGTGCTCGGAGCAGTGTCACTCGCATACGTGGTGAGGCTCACTCGCCAGTCAGTATCCGAGAACCTCAACAGCGACTTCGTGCGCACCGCCCGGGCCAAGGGCTTGCCCGAAGGACAGGTGTTCCGCCGGCATGTGCTGCGCAACTCCCTGATTCCAGTGGTTACCTTCCTCGGCGGCGACCTTGGAGCCCTGATGGCAGGCGCTATCGTTACCGAGGGCATCTTCGCGATTAACGGTGTTGGTGGCACGCTGTACCAGGCGATTATTCGCGGTGAAGCGTCAACCGTGGTCTCATTCACTACTGTGCTGGTGCTCGTCTACATCATCGCCAACCTATTGGTAGACCTGCTCTATGCCGCACTCGACCCGAGGATTCGCTATGAGTAA